From the genome of Seriola aureovittata isolate HTS-2021-v1 ecotype China chromosome 6, ASM2101889v1, whole genome shotgun sequence, one region includes:
- the atg4c gene encoding cysteine protease ATG4C, which yields MENKGSDEVEKLKTKFLSVWHNVKYSWALKSKTSFSRNSPVLLLGKCYHFKAEDDNRLTEACYEASEEDFVMGNVEAFRKDFASRVWLTYREEFSPLPGSTLTSDCGWGCMLRAGQMMLAQALTLHFLGRDWTWSEALTLQALDTETWTTTAAKRLVASLESSMQGSHKPPDPGLPPMPQAQTPRSAEEADAHLKEMYHRTLVSWFGDSPSAQLGLHRLVRLGLTMGRQAGDWYGPAVVAHILRKAVEEAMDPGLAGITAYVSQDCTVYSADVIDSHRAPTAGQASAERSDAPPSPQNNQPASASTLPDSRAVIILIPVRLGGEKTNPDYFDFAKSILSLEYCIGIIGGKPKQACYFVGFQDDSLIYMDPHYCQSFVDVSTSDFPLQSYHCPSPKKMPFSKMDPSCTIGFYSRSIQDYERISQELSKVLQPSAKEKYPAFTFVQGHGRDYDLSAGLTPEKREWPFIRDPRRTVTTAGDFVLL from the exons ATGGAGAATAAAGGGAGCGACGAGGTGGAAAAATTGAAGACAAAGTTCTTGTCAGTTTGGCACAATGTGAAGTACA GTTGGGCTCTGAAATCAAAGACCTCGTTCAGTAGAAATTCCCCAGTGCTTCTTCTGGGAAAATGTTACCATTTTAAGGCTGAAg ATGACAATAGGCTCACAGAGGCCTGCTATGAAGCCTCTGAGGAGGACTTTGTCATGGGGAACGTGGAGGCTTTCCGGAAAGATTTTGCGTCTCGAGTGTGGCTGACCTACAGGGAGGAGTTCTCTCCCTTGCCCGGCTCCACCCTGACCTCCGACTGTGGCTGGGGATGCATGCTGAGGGCTGGACAGATGATGCTGGCTCAGGCACTTACTCTGCACTTCTTGGGCAGAG ACTGGACCTGGTCGGAAGCACTGACACTCCAGGCTTTAGACACAGAGACGTGGACAACCACTGCAGCCAAACGTCTGGTTGCTTCCCTGGAGTCTTCTATGCAAGGTTCTCACAAGCCCCCTGATCCTGGATTACCACCCATGCCTCAAGCCCAGACCCCAAGATCTGCAGAGGAGGCAGATGCGCATTTGAAAGAGATGTACCACCGCACACTGGTATCCTGGTTTGGGGACAGCCCCTCGGCTCAGTTGGGACTCCACAGGCTGGTCCGCTTAGGCCTGACGATGGGGAGACAGGCAGGAGACTGGTATGGACCTGCTGTGGTGGCACACATTCTAAG GAAAGCTGTCGAGGAGGCGATGGACCCTGGCTTGGCGGGTATAACTGCCTATGTCTCCCAGGACTGTACAG TGTACAGTGCTGATGTCATTGATAGCCACAGGGCACCAACAGCAGGGCAGGCCTCTGCTGAGAGATCAGATGCCCCTCCTTCGCCACAGAACAACCAACCAGCGTCTGCCTCCACCCTGCCAGACAGCCGAGccgtcatcatcctcatccctGTGAGGCTGGGAGGGGAGAAGACAAACCCTGACTATTTTGACTTTGCGAAG AGCATACTGAGTCTGGAGTACTGCATAGGCATCATCGGAGGGAAGCCCAAACAGGCTTGCTACTTTGTAGGATTTCAAG ATGACAGCTTGATTTACATGGACCCTCATTACTGTCAGTCTTTTGTGGATGTCAGCACCAGCGATTTCCCTCTCCAG TCGTATCATTGCCCCTCACCAAAGAAGATGCCTTTCAGCAAGATGGACCCAAGCTGCACCATAGGTTTCTACTCTAGAAGTATCCAGGACTATGAGAGAATCAGCCAAGAGCTGTCTAAG GTGCTGCAGCCGTCAGCGAAGGAGAAATACCCAGCGTTCACTTTCGTGCAAGGTCATGGCAGAGATTACGACCTGTCGGCAGGCCTGACCCCAGAGAAGAGAGAATGGCCCTTCATCCGTGACCCAAGGAGGACGGTGACCACCGCTGGGGACTTTGTGCTGCTTTAA